One part of the Desulfosalsimonas propionicica genome encodes these proteins:
- a CDS encoding PglZ domain-containing protein produces the protein MENNTRLRAIADSVFSSIAPDQVEKICQQINEGILSIAELDNIAEEVENVGSSVIKLIFNATAPETVILCFAASDQYDAAITAKNALPEIKSFLKKILGFEFTAEADPNSLRQSLNKHLLLTEILSGIPEKDRPEALGFIQLPEAPGQIKAAQNICQTWRNRADLRDAYINTAKQVESQIGLKEITLVTADTLDQLLKAETFPAIEKQLMTYAEACLLAKDPETALDTAAKRRSAFWSIHQPRNQLRWAIIENAARVILTGKAIREEIPTIGKDPASMANRYVDSDNAWQMVDTYYRRLEHHYALFDIDLAGEHENLQNVITLVRNDYTRTIETEIEAFTGSMINADFQIRSWLSQDAIFSQFIEPKIKKNNKVAYVLVDALRFEMGSELAESLQPEFDLDIQPALSMLPSITSVGMPALLPEADKGMSLTKTSGGKLAVEINGTTIKNRSDRIKYLQNKLSVPPFVCKLNQIIKPSKKIQEEIQDAPWVMVTSQELDRWAEEGEGDEEVRIFMEEVLSRLSKGIRRLAALGIEEIVVTADHGHLFGEAMEGGQRMDPPDEKNVELHGRVWIGSGGKNSEGYFRVSSDQLGLGGDLELAFPRSLACFKSKGANKAYCHGGISLQEMIIPVIHLKQKMAEQAFAKANVELALGTAKITNRFFSINAIYKETGLFAADEIKVRIVVKSGRKEVGEPVMASYGFDAATKNIALKREEPNPITLMLTTDEVLENISIHVLDAASDTDIGRLKGIPVDIAI, from the coding sequence GTGGAAAACAACACCCGCTTAAGGGCGATTGCTGACAGCGTATTTAGCAGTATTGCCCCCGACCAGGTTGAAAAAATATGTCAACAGATCAACGAAGGCATATTGAGCATTGCCGAGCTCGACAACATTGCAGAGGAAGTGGAAAATGTCGGATCTTCGGTAATCAAGCTGATATTTAATGCCACCGCCCCGGAAACGGTAATTCTTTGCTTTGCTGCATCGGACCAGTATGATGCGGCCATCACAGCGAAAAATGCCCTGCCTGAGATCAAGTCCTTTCTGAAGAAGATACTTGGCTTTGAGTTCACCGCAGAAGCGGATCCAAATTCATTGCGGCAAAGCTTGAACAAGCATTTGCTGCTTACCGAGATCCTTTCCGGGATACCCGAAAAGGATCGCCCGGAGGCCCTTGGCTTTATTCAACTACCCGAGGCACCCGGCCAAATCAAAGCCGCTCAAAATATCTGCCAAACCTGGCGGAACCGAGCGGACTTGCGCGATGCCTACATCAATACTGCCAAACAGGTGGAAAGCCAAATCGGGTTAAAAGAAATTACGCTTGTGACAGCAGATACGCTGGACCAGCTTTTAAAAGCGGAGACGTTTCCTGCTATTGAAAAGCAGCTTATGACATATGCTGAAGCCTGCCTGCTGGCAAAGGATCCGGAAACCGCACTTGATACTGCTGCTAAACGAAGGAGCGCATTCTGGTCTATCCATCAACCCAGGAATCAGCTTCGATGGGCAATCATTGAAAATGCGGCCCGCGTGATCTTAACAGGAAAAGCCATACGTGAGGAAATCCCGACCATTGGTAAAGATCCGGCGAGCATGGCCAATCGGTACGTGGACAGCGATAATGCCTGGCAAATGGTTGATACCTATTATCGCCGCCTTGAACATCATTATGCCCTGTTTGATATTGATCTGGCCGGCGAACACGAAAATCTGCAAAATGTTATCACCCTTGTTCGAAACGATTACACCCGCACGATAGAAACGGAAATAGAAGCCTTTACCGGGTCAATGATTAATGCGGATTTTCAAATACGCAGCTGGCTGAGCCAGGATGCCATATTCAGCCAATTCATCGAACCGAAAATAAAAAAAAACAACAAGGTGGCTTATGTTTTGGTGGATGCCCTTCGTTTTGAAATGGGCAGCGAGCTGGCTGAGAGCCTACAACCGGAGTTTGATTTAGACATTCAACCCGCCCTGTCCATGCTACCATCTATCACGTCCGTAGGAATGCCGGCCCTGCTTCCTGAGGCAGACAAAGGCATGAGCCTGACAAAAACCTCCGGCGGCAAGCTTGCCGTTGAAATCAATGGCACAACAATCAAAAACCGGTCTGATCGGATAAAATACTTACAGAACAAGCTTAGCGTCCCTCCTTTCGTATGCAAACTCAACCAGATCATTAAGCCTTCAAAAAAGATCCAGGAAGAAATCCAGGATGCCCCCTGGGTGATGGTGACCTCTCAAGAGCTGGATCGATGGGCCGAAGAAGGCGAAGGCGATGAGGAAGTTCGCATTTTTATGGAAGAGGTTTTATCGAGATTGAGCAAGGGGATTCGGCGCCTTGCAGCACTGGGAATTGAGGAAATTGTGGTCACCGCAGATCATGGCCACTTATTTGGTGAGGCCATGGAAGGCGGCCAGCGGATGGATCCGCCGGACGAAAAAAATGTGGAACTCCATGGACGGGTTTGGATTGGCAGCGGTGGCAAAAACAGTGAAGGTTACTTCCGGGTGTCATCAGATCAATTAGGTCTTGGCGGTGATTTGGAACTGGCTTTTCCCCGCAGTCTTGCATGTTTTAAATCCAAAGGCGCTAACAAGGCTTATTGCCATGGCGGCATTTCGCTACAGGAAATGATTATCCCGGTCATCCACTTAAAGCAGAAAATGGCCGAGCAGGCCTTTGCTAAGGCAAATGTGGAATTGGCATTGGGAACAGCCAAGATTACCAACCGGTTTTTCTCCATAAATGCAATTTACAAGGAAACCGGGCTGTTTGCGGCAGATGAGATAAAAGTGCGGATAGTTGTTAAATCCGGCCGCAAAGAGGTCGGCGAACCGGTGATGGCCTCTTACGGATTTGACGCAGCCACAAAAAACATCGCGCTTAAAAGAGAAGAACCGAATCCCATCACGCTGATGCTGACAACAGATGAGGTCTTGGAAAATATTTCAATACATGTTTTGGATGCAGCATCTGATACAGATATCGGCAGATTAAAGGGAATCCCCGTGGATATCGCCATATAA
- a CDS encoding Fic family protein, translating to MTTITNSRAEPVHSFDPNYLANLQIPHYLVSAIRQIGEHKGKQDLYKQQAPQMLENLLHVAIIQSTESSNRLEGITAEYQRIKDLVEEKTTPENRPEAEIAGYRDVLNTIHSNHRNIPFTVNMVLQVHRDLMKYAGKEGGRWKSVQNQITETNSDGTRRIRFTPVEPFQTPEFMEALHQRFDDARKQQVVDPLILIALYSFDFLCIHPFLDGNGRMARLLTVLLLYYHDFEVARYISLERIVEQTKDSYYDTLYRSSQGWHEGQHDIMPWMEYIISTILAAYKEFESRLGRLSKGRGSKADIVQNAIEGFIGDFSLSDLEEACPDVGRDWIRALLQRLRKENKVEPIGKGRYSRWRKIK from the coding sequence TTGACAACCATTACCAATTCAAGGGCTGAACCCGTGCATTCCTTTGATCCAAACTATCTGGCCAATCTCCAGATACCGCATTATCTGGTCTCGGCGATCCGTCAAATCGGCGAGCATAAAGGGAAACAGGACCTTTACAAGCAGCAGGCGCCCCAGATGCTTGAAAACCTGCTGCACGTGGCCATTATCCAGAGTACCGAATCGTCCAACCGCCTGGAAGGCATCACGGCTGAGTACCAACGGATCAAGGACCTGGTGGAGGAAAAAACCACCCCGGAAAACCGGCCCGAAGCAGAAATTGCCGGATACCGCGACGTTCTGAATACCATCCACAGCAATCATCGCAACATCCCCTTTACCGTAAACATGGTGCTGCAGGTGCACCGGGACCTGATGAAATATGCAGGCAAGGAGGGCGGGCGCTGGAAATCCGTACAGAATCAAATCACCGAGACCAACTCGGATGGGACCCGAAGGATCCGCTTCACACCCGTGGAGCCGTTCCAGACCCCTGAATTTATGGAGGCTTTGCATCAAAGGTTTGATGATGCACGAAAACAACAGGTCGTTGACCCGCTGATTCTCATTGCCCTGTACAGTTTTGATTTTCTTTGCATCCATCCATTTCTGGATGGAAACGGCCGCATGGCCCGGCTTTTGACGGTCTTGCTCCTCTACTATCATGATTTTGAAGTCGCGCGATACATCAGCCTGGAACGGATCGTGGAACAAACCAAAGATTCTTATTATGACACGCTGTACCGCTCCTCCCAGGGTTGGCATGAAGGACAGCACGACATCATGCCCTGGATGGAATACATCATTTCCACCATCCTGGCCGCTTATAAGGAATTTGAAAGCCGGCTTGGACGACTTTCAAAGGGGCGCGGCAGCAAAGCCGATATTGTCCAGAATGCAATCGAGGGTTTTATTGGGGATTTTTCCCTGTCTGATCTTGAAGAAGCCTGCCCGGATGTAGGCAGGGACTGGATACGTGCGCTGCTCCAGCGGCTGCGAAAGGAAAACAAGGTGGAACCGATAGGCAAAGGCCGCTACAGCCGCTGGCGAAAAATCAAATAA
- the brxL gene encoding protease Lon-related BREX system protein BrxL — MSELDQKATSVFAGKVVRKDLVRKVKVGANVPVFVLEFLLGKYCATDDPMAIEAGLQVVNSTLVENFIRPDEANKTQAAVREQGRHTLIDKVKVRYLSQDDKYWAEFVNFGHKYVHIPEHYIREYDRLLVGGIWAQAEIKHEFDEEAKGRRSPFWIEKLQPIQLATFDLDTYKQCRQEFSSDEWIDLLIRSIGLEPTHFDRRLKLHLLARLIPLCEKNFNMIELGPRGTGKSYAYQEITPYVILLTGPTTVPNLFYNMHTSQMGLVGIWDAVGFDEVADLQKMPKEVITTLKTYCESGSFARGKEFLSGMASIAFFGNTNQPVEVMVKSSHLFLPLPDVIREDMAFLDRLHFYIPGWEVPKMQIHYFTDHYGFVVDYLAEAMRELRRHNYTEMVDRYFSFGSHLNARDVKAVRKSISGLIKLVYPHGELNKDEMAELVDIALEGRRRVKEQLKKMGSFEYYQTSFSYIDNETRDERFVGVAEEGGRDLIATDPLSPGSVYTASVDVDGKVGLYRLEVGCSTGTGKLKISGSVDSAMKESLQRAFSYIQGRKVEMGIAQQFVTTDFHVEAIDLLSNHISCNAGVALVVAIYSALKKHSASPALLILGDLSIQGNIKAMNSLIEPLQIGMENGARRALIPIENKRQFLEVSADIMERVDPIFYGDPMTAAMKALGIN, encoded by the coding sequence ATGTCTGAGCTTGATCAAAAAGCCACATCAGTCTTTGCCGGCAAGGTGGTGCGGAAAGACTTGGTGCGAAAAGTGAAAGTCGGCGCCAATGTGCCGGTATTTGTGCTGGAATTCTTGCTGGGCAAATATTGTGCAACTGATGATCCCATGGCGATAGAAGCCGGGCTGCAGGTCGTCAATTCAACCCTGGTGGAAAACTTTATTCGTCCTGATGAAGCAAATAAGACCCAGGCAGCTGTCAGGGAACAAGGCCGGCACACTCTCATTGACAAAGTCAAAGTGCGCTATTTGTCCCAAGATGACAAATACTGGGCCGAGTTCGTCAATTTCGGCCATAAATACGTCCATATCCCCGAACACTACATCAGAGAGTATGATCGGCTTTTGGTCGGGGGGATCTGGGCGCAGGCGGAAATCAAACACGAGTTTGACGAAGAGGCTAAGGGGAGGCGCAGTCCTTTCTGGATCGAAAAATTGCAGCCCATTCAACTGGCCACATTCGATCTGGATACCTATAAGCAGTGCCGGCAAGAATTCAGCTCAGATGAATGGATCGACTTGTTAATCCGAAGCATCGGTCTTGAGCCGACGCATTTTGATCGGCGGCTGAAACTGCACCTGCTGGCCCGCTTGATTCCTTTGTGCGAGAAAAATTTCAACATGATTGAACTGGGCCCCAGGGGCACAGGGAAATCCTACGCCTACCAGGAAATCACCCCTTATGTCATTCTGTTGACCGGGCCCACCACGGTTCCCAATCTTTTTTATAATATGCATACCTCACAAATGGGACTGGTTGGTATTTGGGATGCCGTGGGCTTTGATGAGGTCGCTGACCTTCAGAAAATGCCAAAGGAAGTCATTACTACCCTTAAAACGTATTGCGAATCCGGTTCCTTCGCCCGAGGCAAGGAATTTCTGTCCGGCATGGCCTCCATCGCTTTTTTCGGAAACACCAACCAGCCGGTTGAAGTGATGGTAAAATCCTCCCACCTGTTCCTGCCACTGCCGGATGTTATCCGGGAAGATATGGCATTTCTGGATCGATTGCATTTTTATATTCCCGGCTGGGAAGTTCCCAAAATGCAAATCCACTATTTCACGGATCATTATGGATTCGTGGTCGACTATCTGGCGGAAGCCATGCGCGAGCTTCGCCGGCATAACTATACGGAAATGGTGGATCGGTATTTTTCCTTTGGGAGCCATTTAAACGCCCGGGATGTCAAGGCTGTGCGTAAAAGCATTTCCGGGCTGATCAAGCTGGTCTACCCCCATGGGGAACTGAACAAAGATGAAATGGCAGAACTGGTCGACATTGCCCTGGAGGGCCGCAGGCGCGTTAAAGAACAGTTGAAAAAGATGGGATCTTTTGAATATTACCAGACTTCTTTTTCCTACATTGATAATGAAACCCGTGATGAGCGTTTTGTCGGGGTAGCCGAAGAAGGCGGCCGGGATCTGATTGCAACGGATCCCTTGAGCCCGGGATCGGTTTATACCGCTTCTGTGGATGTTGACGGGAAAGTGGGACTCTACCGCCTGGAAGTGGGTTGCTCAACTGGTACCGGGAAGTTGAAAATTTCCGGTAGCGTGGATAGTGCCATGAAGGAATCGTTACAACGTGCCTTCTCCTATATCCAAGGTCGCAAGGTAGAGATGGGAATCGCACAGCAATTTGTAACAACCGATTTTCATGTCGAGGCCATTGACCTTTTAAGCAACCATATATCCTGTAATGCCGGCGTGGCACTTGTCGTGGCCATTTATTCTGCATTAAAAAAACATTCTGCAAGCCCTGCGCTTCTGATTCTAGGGGATTTAAGCATCCAGGGCAATATAAAAGCCATGAACTCGCTTATTGAGCCGCTGCAAATCGGCATGGAAAACGGCGCCCGTCGTGCCCTGATCCCCATCGAAAACAAACGCCAGTTTCTGGAAGTCTCTGCGGATATCATGGAGCGCGTGGATCCCATTTTCTACGGGGATCCCATGACAGCGGCAATGAAGGCGCTCGGAATTAACTGA